The genomic stretch TTGTGCGGCTTTCTGGTTCGTATTGTTGTCGATTAAACTCCGTGAGAAATTCATTCATATCGATGAATCCTTCAGTTTTAAAGTAACCGGATATGTCAGTTCCTGCTCCGTGATTTTGGTCAAAAGGATTGATTGTAATGATTTGTATTGAAGTTGCTGAGTCTTGCGGTGTGATTGTTAATGCAGGGGAACAATGACAACCAAAAGCATAAACCGAACTACTAAAGAAGGGGAGATTCTGATGACTGCAAATGCCTTCGGAGCGTTCAATGGTAAGTTGAATGCCGTATGCTTCTTTTAGAATGGTGTCACCCACAGCAATTAGCGGTTTTGGTCCGGCATTGTCGAGGTTTTGTAGGGATAAAGTGCAATTGCTGTAATTAAAATATTCGGGTGTAGGGCAATCGCAGCATCCTACGATAAGCACATCCAACAAAAGGGGAAGGAAAAGAAAGAATAAAATACGTTTGGTTTTCATGAGATCAATAGTTTGTGGCTTGAACTATTTATCTACACGGAAAAAGGATTAATGTGGTTGGGTTGCTATTTTGAAGGGAGAAGTTTAACAGTTATGTGCTCCGATTTAAAAACTTTTCCATCAGTAAGAGTGGTAATCAGGTCAAACCGAAAATCTATAGAGTCTTTATTGTTTTCACTGAATCTTATTAGAAGGCTTTCTTCTATATTTTGATATAAGTCACTGTAGGATTCGAGTGCTTCGGGTGGTGAATAATCATTGAATGTACTCGAAACATTAAATATGTTGGTGATTGTGTCTCCGGTATTTATGTTTATAGAGTCATTGAAGGTTATACTGCTTCCAGAGTAGATTGCGACAATGCTTTCAACTGGATTGCGATAGTGGTATAAAGGAGAGCAGGCTATTGCCATATTTTGAAATCCAAGGAATGGCGGTGCTTTGATTGAAAATGCCAAATCAACACTTTCGAAGCTCATAAGGAAACCGATCGAATCATTATGATAACTTTCACTTGTATCAATCAAGGGTGCGAGATGAGTTGGGTAGCCTATATCCAGATTAGCGATGTGTTTAGTATCTATTTCAACATTGGAAATGTAATAGGCGTGACCTTCCAAACCTTCACACGTATTCCCATCATATTTATCGCAACTCACAGGATGAATCCCCAGAAAAATAGCAAGCAGACTTAGTTTAATTAGTTTTTTCATGTTGAGGTTTATTGGACTAACGTCATAAAAACAGTTATGGTTGGCTACTTACTCCTTTCCCCCACAAAGTTGTCTTCATTATCTCTAAACAAAAGATTGAAAGTGATGGGCGCTGCAACAAGGTGGTGGTAATCGATAGTTATTCTTTTACGAGTTTTGCAATCACGGACTTACCGCTGGATATGGATATTTTTAGATAGTAGACGGCTTTGGGCCATGGTATTTCAAGATCAAAACCAGCGGTGGTTCCAAATTCTTCTAACCAAATCAACTTTCCAGCAGTAGTCCATATTGTAGCATTCACCCCTTGTAGTACATCGGAAAACTGTACATGCACAACACCAGTGGTAGGGTTTGGGTAAATGGACATTCTAATGCCGAACGGGTTGTCGATTGATTCTTTATCAGAAATAGTAAAGCAAGCAGAAGTATCAGTACAGCCATTTTGGGTAATCCTCACAGCATAGCGTCCATTGAAGATGGGAACAAAATGGGACTTTGTTTGTCCAGATAATACTTCATGCCCATTAGTGCATTTTAGCCATTGGAAAGTAGCAGGAATGGCGTGGGCTGTTAGAGTGCTGTCGGTTTGGGTTACCTCGGTGTCAACATCTTTTATTTGGAGATGTATAGTAATGATGCTATCACAGCCAGCCCTATTTCGGATAATATCGGTATATAATCCACTTTTAGTCCATCTGTGTTGACCACTGGGTGAAATATATTGAATGCATGCTGTGTCTATAAGTGTGGAAGTGCTAGAATGTTTTATTGTGAGGTTGAGAATAACTACAGAGTCGCAGCCATGGATACTTTGTAAAAATGCTGTGTCTGAGGCATTGGAATGGTACATTTTGCCATTGGCTGGCCATAGGTATTCATCACATGTAGTAATTGTCTGTGTTCGTTGCGTGGCTTTGTGAATATTGAGGTATAGTTGAACTAGTGTGTCACAGCCTTGTGGACCTACAAGGGTATCGGAGTACATGCCACTGGTGGTGAAAATGGTGTCCTGTATAGGCCAGTAATAACTTTCGCAGGCATGTATGGTGTCCAGCCGATTGGTAGAGCAGCCCTTGAACTTCATCAAGAAAGCACTTTGTTTGCCCATGGGGCCATAGAGGTGGTTGTTTTGAAACCCCTTAAAGGCAATACCGGTAGAGCTTTCTGTGTCTCCACCTAGGTAGATGTTATTTTTGAAATCGGTGGTGCTCGCTACAATTTTGTCATCATCTTCACCTCCAACGTATGTGCACCAGATTAATTTGCCACTATAGTCATATTGGGCCAAAAAACCATCAGAAGGCCCCTGTAAATAATTTTGGAAGCCACGCCAAGCTATGCCCTGTGAACTGATGGTGTGTCCAGCTAGATAAATGCGTTTTTTCCCGTCTACTGTGCAAGTGAAGCCTAGGTCTTCATAAGGTCCACCAAAATAGGTTGCCCATAATAATGAGCCTCCGGCACTTATGCGTGCCAAAAAACAGTCTCCGGCCCCTTGGTAGTTTTGCTGCATGCCCCCAGTGGCTATACCTGTAGAACTCTGGGTAGTACCGGTAATGAATAAATTGCCCTGCTTATCCAGAGCGCAACTGTTATTAAACATTCTGAATTTAAACAGCTTTTCTTCAGCGGGTCCACCAAAGTAGGAAGACCAGAGCCTAGCTCCGCTTGGGCTAAATTTAGCTACATACAGGTCTGTTTGGCTTTGAAGGCTGTTCTGAAAACCATTGTACGCAAGGCCTGTATCTCCAGGGTTTCCAACCACCTGCCCATACAAGTAGGTGTTACCCATTTTATCCACCTCACCAGAAATGGCATCGTTAATTAAATTTCCACCGAAATAGGTTCCCCAAAGTCTGCTTCCGCTACTGTTAAATTTTACCATAAAAGCGCTTCCTAAATTTGGAAGTGTGTCCATAAATCCATTACTGGCAATATTATTGGAACTTCCGGTAGAACCGATTAAAAATACATTGGACTGCGCATCTGTGCCGCAATGGCTACCTTCTTCATTGGCATCTCCGCCATAGTAGGTGCCCCATAATCTTGTTCCGTTGGGTGCGAACTTTACCAAAAATGCGTCATAGGTATAGGGATGTGGTGAAGTTGGATTACCCCTTTGCATTTGATGACCATTACTACTTATTGCTGTTAGACTGGTGGTAGTACCTGCTAGGTAGATGTTTTGCTGAGGGTCTGTGCTACATGAATTTCCTCTATCGATTCCGGCACCACCGTAGTAAGTGGCCCACAGCCGCTGGCCTGTACTGTCAAATTTTACTAATAAGCCATCACTCAAGCCAGCATGTGTGTTTTGATGTCCACCGGATGAAACATGCGTTAGGGCAGAGCTTGCTCCTGCCATGTAGATGTTGCCTATACTATCGGTGTCAATATCATTACTTGACTCAGAAACGCCATATCCATAATATGTACCCCATTCAATAATCGGGTCGATTATGATAGTGTCAGTCTCTGATTTTTCTACTTCAAATGAAAGTATGTTGTCCTTCAATTGAAAACTGCTGGGTACTACTTCTTTGTTAATTGTGCTGAGAGGTGCTTGTTCTGCAATACAGCCAAGCGGTGTGGAAATTAAAACACTCCCATCGTCATGTTTCTGAATTTTTGTAGCTCCATCAAACTGTAATTGAATCAGGGAAATATCAGCTCCAGGCTGCGCTACAAAATCATACTTCATAAACTCACCATGCTGATAAAAGACCCAATCAATGCCGGGGTATACATCTTTCAGAATGATTTTTTTAAAAGTACGCACACCGGTAATCCCTTCAGGGCAATGAGCTAGGTAGTAGTTTTCATAGTAGCCCGTGGCATCTTCATACTCTACACTCGGGGTAGGGTTGGAACCTACAAGATGTACGTCCAGACGAAATGTGGTGACATCTATGTTTTCATTGTATGGGCTATGACCATTGCTAAATTTAGGATTGTCTGTAGGGGAATCAGTCGTGTCTGCTGTAGCAAACAGGTAATGCAACCCCTGTTTGCCGATAAAAACCTGTACACCCCTGCTCCTGGTAATCGCAATTATATCTGGCCTTGGTTTGCCATTGTTGTCTGTTATCTGGCCTTTGTTTTCTAAAAAGCCTGAGTTACCATTATGTTGAGGTTCTATACGGTGTAGGGCATTGATTTGCAGAGCCACGGTGACAAAAAAAGTAGTAAATAATCTCTTTATTATCATGGCCTGTTTATCAGATTCAGGTAGCTTTAATGGCAAATATTTTAAGTCGACTTAACAATTTACAAGTTACAGTTTCATCTTTCACTTACTCCTTTCTCCCACAAAGTTGTCGTCCTTATCTCTAAACAAAACATTGAAAGTGGTGAGGCTTCCGTAAATCTTTGTGATGTACTGTTGCAAATCTACTTTGGTGGTATCATCCAATTCCTTACTGGAGTTTATCTTTTGCTCCATTACGCGCAGGCGATCTCGCACCATTACTATTTTGTGAAAAAAAGTGTCGATAGGAATTTCTTTTTCGGCCAGATCGCGCTGCTTAGGCTTTAGCACCATCGTGCCATCTTTCCAGCGGTCGGCAATTTTTACAGTGGGGGTAATGTCGCTCCAGCGCTGTAATAGGTGGCGCAAAGTAGTTTCTACTTCGTAAAAGCTTACCAAGTCTAGTTCATAGTTTAAGGCTTCAATTACTTCAAATTCAGACTCCAACTCTATGGTTTCTATACCGCTTTCTATAAAGCTTACATAATAGTGTTGCGAAGTAGCATTGGTGATTACGCCTTTTCCATATTTGGGATGATTGATACGCGAGCCAGGAGCTAGTGGTTTCATTGTTTTAGTTTTTAATTAGAAGATGAACTTAATAAAAATATTGGTCCATACATTTTTGGTGAAAGCCATAGCTCAATTAATATTGTAGCTTTCGCCAATAAATTTATATACATGAGATTTCTACTTCGCAT from Owenweeksia hongkongensis DSM 17368 encodes the following:
- a CDS encoding DUF5034 domain-containing protein — translated: MKTKRILFFLFLPLLLDVLIVGCCDCPTPEYFNYSNCTLSLQNLDNAGPKPLIAVGDTILKEAYGIQLTIERSEGICSHQNLPFFSSSVYAFGCHCSPALTITPQDSATSIQIITINPFDQNHGAGTDISGYFKTEGFIDMNEFLTEFNRQQYEPESRTKFHINFLLMTPPPISGNHQLELIINFADGRTLKDTTTIVYLR
- a CDS encoding T9SS type A sorting domain-containing protein, which codes for MIIKRLFTTFFVTVALQINALHRIEPQHNGNSGFLENKGQITDNNGKPRPDIIAITRSRGVQVFIGKQGLHYLFATADTTDSPTDNPKFSNGHSPYNENIDVTTFRLDVHLVGSNPTPSVEYEDATGYYENYYLAHCPEGITGVRTFKKIILKDVYPGIDWVFYQHGEFMKYDFVAQPGADISLIQLQFDGATKIQKHDDGSVLISTPLGCIAEQAPLSTINKEVVPSSFQLKDNILSFEVEKSETDTIIIDPIIEWGTYYGYGVSESSNDIDTDSIGNIYMAGASSALTHVSSGGHQNTHAGLSDGLLVKFDSTGQRLWATYYGGAGIDRGNSCSTDPQQNIYLAGTTTSLTAISSNGHQMQRGNPTSPHPYTYDAFLVKFAPNGTRLWGTYYGGDANEEGSHCGTDAQSNVFLIGSTGSSNNIASNGFMDTLPNLGSAFMVKFNSSGSRLWGTYFGGNLINDAISGEVDKMGNTYLYGQVVGNPGDTGLAYNGFQNSLQSQTDLYVAKFSPSGARLWSSYFGGPAEEKLFKFRMFNNSCALDKQGNLFITGTTQSSTGIATGGMQQNYQGAGDCFLARISAGGSLLWATYFGGPYEDLGFTCTVDGKKRIYLAGHTISSQGIAWRGFQNYLQGPSDGFLAQYDYSGKLIWCTYVGGEDDDKIVASTTDFKNNIYLGGDTESSTGIAFKGFQNNHLYGPMGKQSAFLMKFKGCSTNRLDTIHACESYYWPIQDTIFTTSGMYSDTLVGPQGCDTLVQLYLNIHKATQRTQTITTCDEYLWPANGKMYHSNASDTAFLQSIHGCDSVVILNLTIKHSSTSTLIDTACIQYISPSGQHRWTKSGLYTDIIRNRAGCDSIITIHLQIKDVDTEVTQTDSTLTAHAIPATFQWLKCTNGHEVLSGQTKSHFVPIFNGRYAVRITQNGCTDTSACFTISDKESIDNPFGIRMSIYPNPTTGVVHVQFSDVLQGVNATIWTTAGKLIWLEEFGTTAGFDLEIPWPKAVYYLKISISSGKSVIAKLVKE